Proteins encoded by one window of Streptomyces sp. LX-29:
- a CDS encoding DegT/DnrJ/EryC1/StrS family aminotransferase, giving the protein MVTYVWDYLPEYEREREDILDAVGKVFASGRLVLGESVRGFEEEFARYHGGGLCTGVDNGTNALKLALEALGVGPGDEVITVSNTAAPTVVAIVSTGATPVFVDVREEDFLIDTDQAEAAVTERTKVLLPVHLYGQCADMEPLRRIAERHGLRILEDCAQAHGARQHDALAGTLGDAAAYSFYPTKVLGAYGDGGAVLTRDEETDRALRQLRYYGMDKVYYVVRTPGHNARLDEVQAEILRRKLGRLDAYIAGRNAVARRYEEQLADLTGPGGLLLPTTNPGNTHVHYVYVVRHPRREEIIEALTAYDIHLNISYPWPVHTMSGFAHLGYREGSLPVTEKLAGEIFSLPMYPSLPEGLQHKVVGALREVLAAL; this is encoded by the coding sequence ATGGTCACCTATGTCTGGGACTACCTGCCCGAGTACGAGAGGGAGAGGGAGGACATCCTCGACGCCGTCGGGAAGGTCTTCGCCTCGGGCCGGCTCGTGCTCGGCGAGAGCGTCCGGGGCTTCGAGGAGGAGTTCGCCCGCTACCACGGCGGCGGGCTGTGCACCGGCGTCGACAACGGCACCAACGCCCTGAAGCTGGCGCTGGAGGCGCTCGGCGTCGGCCCCGGCGACGAGGTGATCACGGTCTCCAACACGGCGGCGCCCACCGTCGTCGCCATCGTCTCCACCGGCGCCACCCCGGTCTTCGTCGACGTCCGCGAAGAGGACTTCCTCATCGACACCGACCAGGCCGAGGCCGCCGTCACCGAGCGCACCAAGGTGCTGCTGCCGGTGCACCTGTACGGGCAGTGCGCCGACATGGAGCCGCTGCGGCGGATCGCCGAGCGGCACGGGCTGAGGATCCTGGAGGACTGCGCCCAGGCACACGGCGCCCGCCAGCACGACGCCCTCGCCGGCACCCTGGGCGACGCCGCCGCGTACTCCTTCTACCCGACCAAGGTGCTGGGCGCCTACGGCGACGGCGGTGCCGTGCTCACCCGCGACGAGGAGACCGACCGCGCCCTGCGCCAACTGCGCTACTACGGCATGGACAAGGTCTACTACGTCGTCCGCACCCCCGGACACAACGCCCGGCTGGACGAGGTGCAGGCCGAGATCCTGCGCCGCAAGCTCGGCCGGCTCGACGCGTACATCGCCGGCCGCAACGCCGTCGCCCGCCGCTACGAGGAGCAGCTCGCGGACCTCACCGGCCCCGGCGGGCTGCTGCTGCCCACCACCAACCCGGGCAACACCCACGTCCACTACGTGTACGTAGTCCGCCACCCCCGGCGCGAAGAGATCATCGAGGCCCTCACGGCGTACGACATCCACCTCAACATCAGCTATCCCTGGCCGGTGCACACCATGTCCGGCTTCGCGCACCTGGGATACCGCGAGGGCTCCCTGCCGGTCACCGAGAAGCTGGCCGGCGAGATCTTCTCGCTGCCGATGTACCCCTCGCTGCCCGA